From Gammaproteobacteria bacterium, one genomic window encodes:
- a CDS encoding pirin family protein, with protein MEARGITRLIDAHEVTEGAGVTVHRTLGTPALRNLDPFLLLDHFSSDDPDDYIAGFPDHPHRGFITLTYMLDGHMLHRDSMGSEGDLRTGGAQWMKAASGVIHSEMPRQVEGLMRGFQLWINLPAARKMDAPAYQDIAPEAIPVHDAPGVRVHVLAGTHAGVRGPIDDPVTHLQYLDVELAPGTPFLHKGTTDADHNAFVYVFEGDTAIAGQAVPRHHLAVLGPGERLEVTAGGDGARLILVSGRPIGEPIVQYGPFVMNTREEIEQALADYRDGRLVRGE; from the coding sequence ATGGAAGCGCGTGGCATCACCCGGCTGATAGACGCCCATGAGGTCACCGAGGGCGCGGGTGTCACGGTGCATCGCACCCTGGGCACGCCCGCACTGCGCAACCTGGACCCGTTCCTGCTGCTGGACCACTTCTCCAGCGACGACCCGGACGACTATATCGCCGGCTTCCCGGATCACCCGCACCGGGGCTTCATCACCCTGACCTACATGCTCGACGGCCATATGCTGCACCGTGACAGCATGGGCAGCGAGGGTGATCTGCGCACCGGTGGCGCGCAGTGGATGAAGGCGGCCAGTGGGGTGATCCACTCCGAGATGCCGCGTCAGGTCGAGGGGCTGATGCGTGGCTTCCAGCTCTGGATCAATCTGCCGGCGGCCCGCAAGATGGACGCGCCCGCTTATCAGGACATCGCGCCCGAGGCGATCCCGGTGCACGACGCGCCGGGGGTGCGGGTGCATGTGCTGGCCGGCACGCATGCCGGCGTGCGCGGGCCGATCGACGATCCGGTCACCCACCTGCAGTACCTCGATGTGGAACTGGCGCCGGGCACGCCGTTCCTCCACAAGGGCACGACGGATGCCGACCACAACGCATTCGTCTATGTCTTCGAGGGCGATACGGCGATCGCGGGGCAGGCGGTCCCGCGACATCACCTCGCGGTGCTCGGCCCAGGCGAGCGCCTGGAGGTGACGGCCGGCGGCGATGGCGCACGGCTCATCCTGGTCAGCGGCCGCCCCATCGGCGAACCCATCGTCCAGTATGGCCCCTTCGTCATGAACACCCGCGAGGAGATCGAACAGGCCCTGGCGGATTATCGTGATGGGCGGCTGGTGAGGGGAGAGTGA
- a CDS encoding YceI family protein has protein sequence MHKRSLPALALAAALSLPAFAPAAEYVFDTEGAHIFIQFRIQHLGYSWLYGRFNDFDGKFTYDEENPAANKVEVVINTASIDSNHAERDKHLRGKDFLDVRKFPQARFVSTGFETKGDGQALLSGDFTLHGVTRPIVIDVERIGQGDDPWGGYRAGFFGTTTLKLADFGITRDLGPASQEVELMLSVEGIRQ, from the coding sequence ATGCACAAACGATCCCTGCCCGCTCTCGCACTCGCCGCCGCCCTGTCACTGCCGGCATTCGCGCCGGCCGCCGAGTACGTGTTCGACACCGAAGGGGCGCACATCTTCATCCAGTTCCGTATCCAGCACCTCGGCTACAGCTGGCTGTACGGCCGCTTCAACGACTTTGATGGCAAATTCACGTATGACGAGGAGAACCCGGCGGCCAACAAGGTGGAGGTCGTCATCAACACCGCGAGTATCGACTCCAATCACGCCGAACGCGACAAGCATCTGCGTGGCAAGGATTTCCTGGATGTGAGGAAATTCCCGCAGGCACGCTTCGTCAGCACCGGCTTCGAGACCAAGGGCGACGGCCAGGCGCTGCTGAGCGGCGATTTCACCTTGCACGGCGTGACCCGCCCGATCGTGATCGACGTCGAACGCATCGGCCAGGGTGACGATCCGTGGGGCGGCTATCGCGCCGGTTTCTTCGGCACGACCACGCTCAAGCTCGCCGATTTCGGCATCACCCGCGATCTCGGTCCGGCCTCGCAGGAAGTGGAATTGATGCTGTCCGTGGAAGGCATTCGCCAATAG
- a CDS encoding cytochrome b: protein MLRNTSTEYGLITIALHWLVAVATIGLFILGLWMTELDYYDAWYNRGPELHKGIGILLLIAVVLRLAWRWLDPIPGPEPTHAPWERRLGRITHAALYLLLITMMIAGYLISTADGRPIDVFGLFSAPALISGLDNQEDIAGEIHELLAYALIGLAALHALAALKHHFIDRDRTLGRMLGR from the coding sequence ATGCTCAGAAACACCTCGACCGAGTATGGTCTGATCACCATTGCACTGCACTGGTTGGTGGCGGTCGCCACGATCGGTCTGTTCATCCTCGGACTGTGGATGACCGAACTGGACTATTACGATGCCTGGTATAACCGGGGCCCGGAGCTGCACAAGGGCATCGGCATCCTGCTGCTCATCGCCGTGGTGTTGCGGCTGGCGTGGCGGTGGCTGGATCCCATACCCGGGCCGGAACCCACCCATGCGCCGTGGGAACGGCGGCTGGGCCGCATCACGCACGCAGCGCTGTACCTGTTGTTGATCACCATGATGATTGCCGGCTATCTGATCTCCACCGCCGACGGCCGTCCTATCGACGTCTTCGGCCTGTTCAGCGCACCGGCGCTGATCAGCGGCCTGGACAATCAGGAGGACATTGCCGGCGAGATCCACGAACTGCTTGCCTACGCACTCATCGGACTGGCCGCACTGCACGCGCTGGCCGCCCTGAAACACCATTTCATCGACCGCGACCGCACGCTCGGACGCATGCTCGGCCGCTGA
- a CDS encoding LysR family transcriptional regulator, whose protein sequence is MARFEELQTFVRVVEAGSLTAAAGQLGIAKSAVSRRLSELEGRLGAQLLRRTTRRLSLTDTGRSYFDRAQRILADVAEAEAAVSQAHDTLQGRLRVAAPLSFGLLHLGPAITEFMQYHPRVRFDLDFNDRQVDLLAEDIDVAIRIARLEDSSLVARRLWSSRLVLCASPAYLREYGIPATPADLASHQELVYTNSPGPRQWILHGTDDQPHRVRAQERLRSNNGDFLCRAAVAGQGVLLAPTFIVHEPLRSGELVPLLPGYTHAEISAYALYPQTRHLSQRVRAFVKFLAERFAGVPYWDRDLPV, encoded by the coding sequence ATGGCCCGATTCGAGGAGTTGCAGACCTTCGTGCGTGTGGTGGAGGCCGGTAGCCTGACAGCGGCCGCCGGGCAGCTGGGTATCGCCAAGTCGGCCGTCAGCCGCCGCCTCAGCGAGCTGGAGGGTCGCTTGGGCGCACAGCTCCTGCGGCGCACGACCCGCCGGCTCAGCCTCACCGACACCGGTCGCAGTTATTTCGATCGCGCCCAGCGCATCCTCGCGGACGTGGCGGAGGCGGAGGCGGCGGTGTCGCAGGCGCACGACACCTTGCAGGGGCGGCTGCGGGTGGCGGCACCGTTGTCGTTCGGACTGCTGCACCTGGGGCCGGCCATCACCGAGTTCATGCAATATCACCCGCGGGTCCGGTTCGATCTGGATTTCAACGATCGCCAGGTGGACCTGCTGGCCGAGGATATCGATGTCGCGATCCGCATCGCGCGGCTGGAGGATTCCAGTCTGGTCGCGCGCCGGCTGTGGAGCAGTCGACTGGTGCTGTGCGCGAGTCCCGCGTATCTGCGCGAATACGGGATCCCGGCGACGCCCGCCGATCTCGCCAGCCATCAGGAACTGGTCTACACCAACTCGCCGGGTCCCAGGCAATGGATATTGCATGGCACCGACGATCAGCCGCACCGGGTGCGCGCGCAGGAACGGCTGCGTTCGAACAATGGGGATTTCCTGTGCCGGGCGGCGGTCGCCGGACAGGGTGTGCTGTTGGCGCCGACCTTCATCGTCCACGAACCCTTGCGCAGCGGCGAACTGGTGCCACTGCTGCCGGGCTACACGCATGCGGAGATCTCGGCCTACGCGCTGTACCCACAGACCCGCCACCTGTCACAG